The Arachis hypogaea cultivar Tifrunner chromosome 14, arahy.Tifrunner.gnm2.J5K5, whole genome shotgun sequence genome has a segment encoding these proteins:
- the LOC112743947 gene encoding uncharacterized protein: protein MGAKGKKRREKNYRAAHGGYSGLPPPPDPSKLDALPSKIRQIMSFTQSQQKHIDNKDKHHYSHAQNKIPLKDKGGLGTANGKVENTNEQLKESDHGDGDYEQPMHSSENDKKKKKRKRKEVKDLRFAMEPDKTSSQLKRKERKKKYLEAKKKKKQKKSHEEDELDFPGHEKIKFGDIVQAPPKLAVIPRAFKNAQDASQERLRLRAIEEYRNRKGWKSRPGSHLPPSLT from the exons atgggagCAAAGGGaaagaagaggagagagaagaactACAGAGCTGCTCATGGCGGCTACAGTGGCCTCCCTCCCCCGCCTGATCCTTCCAAGCTCGACGCTTTGCCTTCCAAAATTCGCCAAATCATGTCTTTCACTCAGTCCCAACAAAAACACATTGATAACAAGGACAAACACCATTATTCCCATGCTCAAAAT AAAATCCCTTTGAAGGACAAAGGTGGACTTGGAACTGCAAATGGCAAAGTCGAAAATACTAATGAACAATTGAAGGAATCTGACCATGGTGATGGTGATTATGAACAGCCTATGCATAGTAGtgaaaatgataagaaaaagaagaaaagaaagaggaaggagGTTAAGGATCTTAGATTTGCAATGGAGCCTGATAAAACTAGCTCCCAGTTAAAAAGAAAGGAGCGCAAGAAAAA GTATTTAgaggcaaagaagaagaagaagcagaaaaaATCCCATGAAGAAGATGAATTAGACTTCCCTGggcatgaaaaaataaaatttggagaTATTGTGCAAGCTCCACCAAAGTTAGCTGTCATTCCTAGG GCGTTCAAGAATGCTCAAGATGCTTCACAAGAAAGACTTCGACTCAGGGCCATCGAGGAATACAGGAATCGTAAAGGATGGAAATCAAGACCAGGAAGTCATCTTCCACCTTCCTTGACATAA